The Polypterus senegalus isolate Bchr_013 chromosome 1, ASM1683550v1, whole genome shotgun sequence genome includes a window with the following:
- the LOC120532979 gene encoding extracellular calcium-sensing receptor-like, translating into MIAVTLVLLAVFVKAEDTICKMLQTQPDEPLFAKDGDIIIGGIFSFHNSIADEKPMFKEMPGPHKCKDFNIKEFLFAKTMAFAAEEINNNSDILPGISMGYKIYDDCSSVPLAMTAAIALVNGLEKSVTSFTCSKPSNIYAIIGMSDSTPTIAVTTSLRSYHIPVISYYSTCACLSKKLDFPTFFRTIPSDYHQSKALAQLIKHFGWTWLGALSSDNDYGNTGIAAFIEAVQKEGLCVEYAHSIYRNSPKEKILALVDIMKRASSKVIVVFAIFSDLEDLIKELFLQNVTSLQWIGSEGWISSEYLATKENYSVLKGALGLAISNVIIPSLPDYLKAIRPSEIPKSIDLNMSWVNAFNCSLETEAEVLRNISCIEAPWQISNQYTDVPDVRIANNVYKAVYAIAHSLHSFFECQYNLTNGTCSNKSKVEPWQVLENLKKVNYTTNYGENVHFDDNGDPVARYDLINWQMSEEGAIKFVTVGLYDSSLPEGKQFFMNNVNIMWRDGYNKVPKSVCSESCQPGTRKAVRKGKPICCFDCLICGEGEISNMTDSVFCLKCQLEYKSNEQRDQCILKDIEFLTFGEIMGMLLVILSILGTIVTLTVATVFFKYRQTPVVKANNSELSFLLLFSLTFCFLCSLSFIGEPSDWSCMLRHTAFGITFVLCISCILGKTLVVLMAFRATLPGNNIMKLFGPRQQCFSVFSLTAIQILICVLWLMLSPPFPVKNMQHYNDKIILECDLGSAVTFYGVLGYIGLLSIMCFILAFLARTLPDNFNEAKFITFSMLIFCAVWLAFIPAYISSPGKYTVAVEIFAILASSFGLLFCIFAPKCYIILLKPEKNTKKFLMGKNQPKAC; encoded by the exons atgatagcTGTGACACTAGTACTGCTTGCAGTCTTTGTCAAAGCTGAAGATACTATTTGCAAAATGTTGCAAACCCAACCAGATGAACCTCTCTTTGCAAAAGATGGTGACATCATAATTGGaggaattttttcttttcataacagcATAGCAGATGAGAAACCTATGTTTAAGGAAATGCCTGGGCCccacaaatgtaaaga tTTTAATATTAAAGAGTTTCTCTTTGCCAAAACAATGGCTTTTGCTGCTGAAGAAATTAACAACAATTCAGATATTCTTCCTGGAATTTCTATGGGTTATAAAATATATGATGACTGCAGTTCAGTTCCTTTAGCAATGACAGCAGCAATAGCTTTAGTAAATGGCCTAGAAAAGTCAGTAACCAGTTTTACATGCAGTAAACCTTCAAACATTTATGCAATTATAGGAATGTCTGACTCAACGCCAACCATAGCAGTTACAACATCTCTTAGATCGTATCATATACCGGTG ATAAGTTACTATTCCACATGTGCATGTCTCAGCAAGAAACTGGACtttccaacattcttcagaactATCCCAAGTGACTATCACCAAAGCAAAGCCCTGGCACagcttataaagcactttggatGGACTTGGCTTGGAGCATTAAGCAGTGACAACGACTATGGCAATACTGGAATAGCAGCATTCATAGAAGCTGTTCAGAAAGAAGGCTTGTGTGTGGAATACGCTCATTCAATTTATAGAAACAGCCCAAAAGAAAAAATCCTTGCTCTTGTGGATATTATGAAAAGGGCTTCCTCCAAAGTAATTGTTGTTTTTGCCATATTCTCAGATTTAGAAGATCTGATAAAAGAGCTTTTCCTTCAGAATGTCACCAGCCTTCAGTGGATAGGAAGTGAAGGCTGGATTTCAAGTGAATACCTGGCAACAAAGGAGAATTACAGTGTTCTTAAGGGAGCACTTGGACTTGCAATCAGTAATGTCATAATACCATCATTGCCGGATTATTTGAAAGCCATACGTCCATCTGAAATTCCTAAGAGTATTGATTTAAACATGTCTTGGGTAAATGCCTTTAACTGCAGCTTAGAAACTGAAGCTGAAGTCTTACGTAATATCTCATGTATAGAAGCACCATGGCAGATAAGCAACCAATACACCGATGTTCCTGATGTCAGAATTGCCAACAATGTATACAAAGCAGTCTATGCGATTGCACACTCTCTGCATAGTTTCTTTGAATGTCagtataatttaacaaatggtACATGCAGTAATAAAAGCAAAGTTGAACCTTGGCAG GTGTTGGAAAACTtgaaaaaagttaattatacCACAAATTATGGAGAGAATGTGCACTTTGATGACAATGGAGATCCAGTAGCAAGATATGATCTTATAAACTGGCAGATGAGTGAGGAAGGGGCTATAAAATTTGTCACTGTTGGTCTCTATGATTCCTCCTTACCAGAGGGAAAGCAGTTCTTCATGAATAATGTTAACATCATGTGGAGAGATGGGTATAACAAG GTGCCTAAATCTGTCTGCAGTGAGAGCTGTCAGCCAGGCACACGTAAGGCTGTTCGAAAGGGTAAACCTATATGTTGCTTTGACTGCCTAATATGTGGTGAAGGAGAAATCAGCAACATGACAG ATTCAGTTTTTTGTCTGAAGTGTCAACTGGAATATAAATCCAATGAACAAAGAGATCAGTGCATTCTAAAGGATATTGAATTTTTAACATTTGGAGAAATCATGGGAATGCTATTGGTCATATTATCAATTTTAGGGACTATTGTGACATTAACTGTtgctactgttttttttaaatatagacaGACTCCAGTGGTGAAAGCAAATAATTCTGAGCTCAGCTTCCTCCTACTTTTCtctttgactttttgttttctttgttctctTAGTTTTATTGGTGAACCCTCTGATTGGTCTTGTATGTTGCGACATACGGCTTTTGGCATCACATTTGTTCTTTGCATCTCTTGCATTCTAGGGAAAACATTGGTTGTACTGATGGCGTTTAGAGCTACACTCCCTGGCAACAATATCATGAAACTTTTTGGTCCCAGACAACAATGTTTTAGTGTGTTTTCTTTAACTGCAATTCAAATCTTGATTTGTGTCTTATGGTTAATGCTATCACCACCCTTTCCTGTAAAAAACATGCAGCACTACAATGACAAGATCATTCTAGAATGTGACTTAGGTTCCGCAGTGACTTTTTATGGTGTTTTGGGATATATTGGTCTTCTGTCTATCATGTGCTTTATTCTTGCCTTTTTGGCTCGAACATTGCCAGATAATTTTAATGAAGCTAAGTTTATCACATTCAGCATGTTAATATTTTGTGCAGTTTGGCTTGCATTCATTCCTGCTTACATCAGCTCACCAGGTAAATATACTGTGGCTGTGGAAATTTTTGCTATTTTAGCTTCCAGCTTTGGTTTGCTTTTCTGTATATTTGCCCCAAAATGCTATATTATATtgttaaaaccagaaaaaaatacaaaaaaatttttaatgggAAAAAATCAACCAAAGGCTTGttga
- the LOC120533042 gene encoding extracellular calcium-sensing receptor-like: MPEPLKCKDLNFREFQFAETMIFAIEEINNSTLLLPGVSLGYKIYDDCSSVPLAMKAAMALVNGQDRTFSNVHCTKSSSVHAIIGLSDSSPTIAVATSFGPFGIPVISYFATCTCLSNRKEFPSFFRTIPSDYYQSRALAQLVKHFGWTWIGAIRSDNDYGNYGMATFIEAVQELGVCIEYSEAIYRTYPRERFRTTADMMRRSTSKVVVAFASFIDLEFLIKELLLQNITNVQWVGSEDWISNEKLATKENYKVLAGAIGVAISNAQISGLSEFLQNVVPHDTPGNTGLHEFWESIFSCTFVTHERNATSHPCNGSEHLSTVKNQYTDVSELRIANNVYKATYAIAHSLHDFFNCPFSQDIVSIESCSDKINIKPWQGVHYMKTVNLTTKHGEEVFFDHNGDPVAKYELVNWQPNDDGTTRFVTIGVYDASLPEGQKFIMNNISIVWTRHLNRVPESVCSEACLPGFRKAIQQGKPLCCFDCILCPDGEISNTSNSINCIKCPIEFKSNDQRDTCVLKEMEFLSFKEITGVLLVIFSLIGTFLTVSIAFLFFYYRNTPIVKANNSELSFLLLFSLTMCFLCSLTFIGEPTELSCMLRHTAFGITFALCISCILGKTIVVLMAFRATLPNRNVMKWFGPLQQRLSVLGLTTVQVLICTLWLTLSPPFPNKNMQHYKEKIILECSLGSSLPFYAVLGYIGFLSSLCFILSFLARKLPDNFNEAKFITFSMLIFCMVWITFIPAYISSPGKFTVAVEIFAILASSFALLFCIFLPKCYIMTIQPEKNTKKHLMGKIPLKQ, translated from the exons ATGCCTGAGCCATTGAAGTGCAAAGA tttaaatttcagagaATTTCAGTTTGCAGAAACGATGATTTTTGCCATTGAAGAAATAAACAACAGTACTTTGCTACTTCCTGGTGTTTCTCTGGGATATAAAATATATGATGACTGTAGCTCAGTACCATTAGCTATGAAAGCAGCAATGGCTTTAGTAAATGGTCAAGACAGAACATTCTCTAATGTTCACTGCACCAAATCATCATCAGTTCATGCAATAATTGGACTTTCAGATTCATCACCTACCATAGCTGTTGCAACGTCTTTTGGACCTTTTGGAATTCCAGTG ATCAGTTACTTTGCCACCTGTACTTGTCTCAGCAATAGAAAGgagtttccttcatttttcagaaCAATTCCAAGTGATTATTATCAAAGCAGAGCCCTAGCTcaacttgtaaagcattttggatGGACCTGGATTGGAGCAATTAGAAGTGACAATGATTATGGGAACTATGGCATGGCCACCTTTATAGAAGCTGTTCAAGAACTGGGTGTTTGCATTGAATATTCAGAAGCCATTTACAGAACATATCCAAGAGAGCGATTTCGCACCACTGCTGATATGATGAGACGTTCCACTTCAAAAGTTGTTGTTGCTTTTGCCTCATTTATTGATCTAGAGTTCTTGATAAAGGAGCTTTTACTTCAGAATATAACAAATGTGCAGTGGGTAGGCAGTGAGGACTGGATTTCAAATGAAAAGCTTGCTACAAAGGAGAATTACAAAGTGCTGGCTGGGGCAATTGGGGTTGCGATTAGTAATGCACAAATATCAGGCCTGAGTGAATTTTTGCAAAATGTTGTTCCACATGACACACCTGGTAATACTGGTTTGCATGAATTCTGGGAGAGTATTTTCAGCTGTACCTTTGTTACACATGAAAGAAATGCTACCTCACATCCATGCAATGGTAGTGAACATCTAAGCACAGTAAAGAATCAGTATACTGATGTGTCTGAGTTGAGAATTGCTAATAATGTTTATAAAGCAACCTATGCTATAGCCCATTCCCTTCATGACTTTTTTAACTGTCCATTTTCCCAAGATATAGTTTCCATTGAGTCATGTTCCGATAAAATTAATATCAAACCGTGGCAG ggTGTTCATTATATGAAAACAGTAAATTTAACCACAAAACATGGGGAGGAGGTGTTTTTTGATCATAATGGTGACCCAGTGGCAAAATATGAATTAGTAAACTGGCAACCTAATGATGATGGAACCACCAGATTTGTGACCATTGGAGTCTATGATGCATCTTTACCAGAAGGACAAAAATTCATAATGAATAATATCAGTATTGTTTGGACAAGACATCTAAACAGG GTGCCTGAATCTGTGTGCAGTGAAGCATGCCTTCCAGGATTTCGTAAAGCAATACAACAAGGAAAGCCTCTTTGTTGTTTTGATTGCATACTTTGCCCTGATGGAGAAATTAGTAATACATCAA ATTCCATTAACTGTATAAAATGTCCCATAGAATTCAAATCAAATGACCAAAGAGATACATGTGTATTAAAGGAAATGGAATTCCTGTCATTTAAAGAAATCACTGGAGTGTTGCTGGTGATATTTTCATTAATTGGAACTTTTTTAACTGTATCTATAgctttcttatttttctattacaGAAACACTCCAATAGTCAAAGCCAATAATTCAGAATTGAGTTTTCTCCTCTTGTTTTCCTTAACTATGTGCTTTCTCTGTTCACTAACTTTTATTGGGGAGCCCACAGAATTATCTTGCATGTTGCGCCATACAGCTTTTGGGATCACCTTTGCATTGTGCATTTCATGCATTCTGGGAAAAACAATAGTGGTGTTAATGGCATTCCGGGCCACGCTGCCCAACAGAAATGTTATGAAGTGGTTTGGACCTCTTCAACAGAGATTAAGTGTTTTGGGTTTAACAACAGTACAAGTGCTTATTTGTACCCTTTGGTTGACATTATCACCTCCTTTTCCAAACAAGAATATGCAACATTACAAGGAAAAAATTATACTGGAATGCAGTTTAGGATCGTCACTACCATTTTATGCAGTTCTAGGATACATTGGATTTCTGTCTTCCTTATGCTTTATTCTCTCTTTTTTGGCACGGAAGTTGCCAGATAATTTTAATGAGGCAAAGTTTATTACTTTCAGCATGTTGATTTTCTGTATGGTATGGATTACATTTATCCCAGCTTATATTAGCTCTCCAGGAAAATTTACAGTAGCAGTggaaatatttgctattttagcATCcagttttgctttgcttttctgtatttttcttcctAAGTGTTATATCATGACAATTCAACCTGAGAAAAATACCAAGAAACATTTAATGGGTAAAATACctttaaaacagtaa